The sequence GAGCACTCATGGATTCCGGGTAGTCATTACCGGGAAAGGGGGCGTTGGAAAGACAACGATAACCTCACTCCTCTCTCATCTTTTTGCAGCAAGAGGATATTCCGTCCTGGCAGTTGATGAAGATCCCCAGATGAACCTTCCCTATGCTATCGGTGTCTCTCCCGAAGATGCTGAATCGATTGTCCCGCTCTCAAAAAACCTGGATTATATTGAGGAAAAGACCGGAGCCAGACCTGATTCCGGATATGGTCTCATGCTCTCCCTTAATCCGGATGTATCAGATGTAGTTGAGCGATTTGGCATGAAAGGGCCGGATCGTGTCAACATCCTGGTTATGGGAACCGTAGTAAAAGCTGCTACCGGATGTCTTTGTCCGGAGAACACCCTGCTTGACGCAGTCATGAGACATATCAACCTGCGGGAAGGGGAGATAATTCTCATGGACACCCAGGCCGGAGTTGAGCATTTTGGACGGGCACTTGCGAAAGGCTTTAATCAAGCGGTTCTGGTTGCAGATCCGACATATAACGCAGTTCAGGTTGTTAAACATGCAGCAGAACTTGCCAGGGAACTGGAGATACCAGACATTCACCTGGTCGTCAACCGGGTCAGATCGCCCGGAGATATATCACGGGTTGACAGATTACTTGCCGATTATGATGGGTATTTTTCGGGGAAATTTTACATTCCGTATGATGAGATGATGCTCCTCTATGATCCGGATGTACGACCAATGCTTGAGGAACAGTCAGAATTTGTGGATGGTGTCAGGGAACTTTTGATATCTCTTGAGATGCATGGGCTTATGAGAACGTGAAAAACGACCGATGAGTGAGTTCATATTTTTATTTTTATCCCTATGACATCAAATTTAATCTCTAATAATACACTCTATTTCACATCATATGTCTACTCTCTCTCCTTCTGAAGATATTCGATCAGTAACTGATCTCAAGCGTCACACCCGGGAGATCCTAAATCATATTCATACAACTGGTCGCCCGGTTTTCCTTACCGTCAATGGCCGTGCAGTTTCTGTATTGCTTGATGTAAAAGAGTATGAAAAATAGATTCATGCCGGGAATATTGCCTGATTACTTACATCTGCAGAACCGGATATAGAACAAGGAAAAACCAGAATGTTTAGTTCCTTTATCCAAGAGTTCAAGCTTGATAACGCCATTTGAGATTGTATATTTTAATCAATAAGCAGAAGAGCCATTAATTCAGGATGTCCGATAACAGGAAAACGGATTGGCATTCCTGCTGCCTCTGCTGTCTTTTTCATATTTATTCCAACCGCATGTTCAGTCATACGTGCCTGTGTCGGATGAAGACAGAGCCCTTTTTCAACATTGCATGTTTCACATAATCTGCAGGATCCGTTCATAAACGCCAGTGCAAACGTATATCCTGCATTAAAGGCCAGCCGTTCCAGTTCTAACATCATGGGAGAGAGGTTCTTTGTGCCATTAAAGTGATTAGTCCAGAAATCCTGTGCCTTCCTTTTTTTATCCTCCGGAGCTTTTGGGTCAAGCCAATATCGGTATATTGAACAGATAATATCAGGCTCGGCTACTGCTGGTGAGAGATATTTTACTAAAAGTGCATATTGGTATTCACTGACTATCTTTCGGAACTGGTCAGGTGTGGGAACATATGGAGGACAAGTGAGTTTTTTACCATACGATATACAGCCACTTTTGCACTTCAGGGCTACTCGGTCTTCCACACAGATATGGGATGCTGGAATTATTTTCGCGTCGGCTGCACCCATTTCAAGGGCTTTTTTCACAAGAAATGAAAAATCATCTTCGTCATTCATATGTGAATCAGACATAAAAATCCAGTAAGAATATATGGGTTTATGGTATGAGAATCCTTCTCAACCCTATTGTTAATAGAAATTAATTTGGCGAACACAAATGATTATCCATCTCAGCGATTTAATTTCTGTCATGAGAAGGCACATAACGATTCTGATATTGTCACTTATTTTTATTGCAATCAATATCTCTTCAGTATGGAGTGATTCTCCAGAGTCCCAGTATGTCAATCTGGTTTTTTCGAATATGACGGATGAAGAGCGGGTCGGACAGATCTTCATGCCTGCAATCTCCTCATTATCAGGAAATGGGACACAGGAGATGACACCAGAACTTCAATCAATGCTAAAGAGAATTCATCCAGGCGGTATTATCCTGTTTGCACGGGATCTCTCATCAGTTGAACAGATAGTGACACTCACCAATGCCCTGCAAATTGAAGGGCCAGTGCTTGAACATGGTGGCAAAATCCCATTTTTTATATCAATAGACCAGGAAGGAGGATTAATTAACAGAATTCCCTTTGGTCCCAGGATGCCGGGAAACATGGCTCTTGGTGCTAGCAGGTCCGCAGAAACCACCAGGCATGTAGCAAAGACAATAGGAGATGAACTTTCTTCCCTTGGAATTCATATGAATTTTGCACCGGTCCTCGATGTGGAAACAAACCAGAATAACCCGGTGATTGGAATCCGGTCATTTGGAGCCGACCCGAATCTGGTTGCAGAGCTTGGAGATGCCTATATTGCCGGAATACATGATGCAGGAATTATATGCAGCGGGAAACATTTCCCTGGCCATGGAGATGTGGACATCGACAGCCATCTCGGACTTCCACTTGAAAACCATACCAAAGCTAGGATGAATGAGGTAGAACTGGTGCCCTTCAGATCAGCTATTGCATCAGGAGTAGATGCCATAATGACTGCTCATATCATCTTCCCTGCATATGATAATTCTACAAACCTCCTTGATGACGGAACAGAAGTTGCAACGCCGGCAACACTTTCAAAACCTATCCTGACCGGGCTGCTTCGTGAGGAACTCTCCTTTGATGGCCTCATTATCACGGATGCCATGATGATGAAAGCAATTATTGATAATTTTAAGACCGGAGATGCAGCGGTGAGAGCTGTCAAGGCTGGAGCAGACATCATCCTCTATCCTGACCCGGTAGATGAAGCATATGAAGCCGTTCTAACAGCATACCAATCTGATCCGGAGGTGAAGACCAGGGTCGATGAATCAGTGAAACGAATCCTTGCCATGAAAGAAAAGTATGGGATAATCAATCCTCTCGTATCGGAAAATAATTTAAACCTTGATATAGCATCTCGAATTGCTTATGCACAGGAAGTTTGTCTTGGAGAAAAAACCTATACAATTGAACGGGAAGCATCAGAGAAAACAGTCACCCTTCTATCAGATCGGAATATGCTTGTTCCTTTTTCATGCTCTGAAATGAAAAGCATTGCGATATTCACCCCGACATTGCTCTTTACCAATGAAACATCTCTGGCGGTTGAGGAGATATGCAATGGGCAAAGATACTCTCCGGAAATATTAACTTATACCTATCAAAATGAAACGGAGTTATCCGAGGAGCAGCAACAGGCGGTGATGAATACTTCTCTGGTAATCCTTGGAACAAGTTCATCTAATGCAACACAGCGGACTGATGAATACTACATCCCACAGTTTTCACGGTGTCTTTTGGATTTTGCCAATGAGTATGAGATCCCGGTCGCAGGTTTAGCGTTAAACCAACCGTATGATATCATGTTCATGCAGGATGTTCCGATATATGTTGCGACATATGCCGGAAGGGCCGGAGGACAGAATATCCACTCTGCAATTCGTGCACTTTTTGGGGAAATTCCGATAACAGGAACCCTTCCGGTGAATATTGAGGACGAGAACGGGACTATTATTTTTCCCATGAATTCCGGGATCATCCGGGATTTTCATATCTGATTCGATTATAAACACTCCTGTTTTACGCTCAAATTTTTTCTTCAAAATGGTGTAAATCTTCCATAATTTCAAATAAATCACTTTATATAGTTCCATACAAAGTGTGTATTATCCTGTTTTTACAGGGAGTGCGAAAAAATGATTCGAAAATTTGTTATTCTTATATGCGGGATTGTCCTGCTGACCTGTTTTTTCTCATGTGCAATGGCTGAATTAACCGGAGAACGGATAACACAGGCCCTCTCAGATAAAGAGATTACTGTCCCGGTTGTATGTGATCAGCCCTATGTATTATGTGATACAGCATATTGTGTCCCGGCACAGGATGATCCATCAAAAGTCCTCTGTTCCTGTTACATGGTTGACGGACCGTCTTTAGGTGGCAATAATTGTTCAGTTTTAGCTCCAATTGGGATGTATGTTAATGAATATGGGGACTGGATGATTAAAGCGGGTTATCCAGTCGGTCAGATAACATCTACGTACTCATTTTACCACGCAGCCCCGATCGAAGGTAATGAAATTGATCCAAATAACACCTCACCTGATTATTCAGGAGATATTTATCTGAAACAATGTATGAATGGAGACTGGGCTGACTGTTGGAATAAACCATGTTCTGTTCTTCCCCAGGACATCCATGCAGACATAAATACTGACAGATTAGCGTCAGAATATGCGGTATGTGACTGTGGTCTCGTGGTGAACTCATCCGAATGGTTCATCGGAGTATATGGAACTGAGCAATGTGAGGATGAGACACTGTGTAATGATTACATAATCTCTGGGGCGAATGTAAAGAGTATGGATCCGGGTATTGTGATATTGAAGAGATATTTACAGGAAAACCCTGATCCCAATCAACAGTACACGATGGGATACTGTGAAGGGTGTGTCGGGTGTGATGATGAATCATCTGATGAACCAGTTGAGGAGACACCTGATGAAGGGGTAAATGAAACTTCAGATGAATCAGTACCCATTTAATCCCTTTTTTACCCTTCAATTTAAAAAAATCTATATTTTTGCCTGAAACATATAAGATCAGGCGGATTTCAATCTTCATTTGAAAGGCCTAATCCCTCTTCCTCCAGCCATTCCAGAGCTCTGTTTCGTGACCGGTGATCTTTCCATGTGTGCCACAGATCTTGTAGGTCAGGATAAGTCTGGATAAAATCTTTAAATCTCCGAAAAGGTTTAGGGCCCCTGATGGCCTGATAGGCGAGTTCATGGACTTCCGGGTCATTTATTGTCTGGATACCCATCCCGTGACCCTTTACGGATTGGAAACCGGACATATCTTCCGGTTTCATCGTTATCAATCTTATCAAATATTTCATGGATTAAATCTTTAGACATTCATTTCGCCATGCTTCCAGGTCTGCAATTATTTCTGGTTTTTTATTTTTCAATTTCCATCTCTCGATAACATCATATGTCAGACCATCATCATTGTCGACAGCCCAGTCAGCAAATTCTCCGGCTTCTTCTGACATGTAAACACAGATTCCCCGGATTATCCCCCTGCAGTATGCATGAGCATCATCAACCATTTTTCGATCTAAATATCGTTCCATCTCGTCTAAAAATGGTTCGATTTTTTCTTCCATCATTTCGTATGAATGTTCGCAGGGTTCTACATACCCATACCGTGTTCTCCCTGATTGTTCCCAGAGGTCATGGACATCCAGTTCTGATAACGCATCACAAACATCCTTACAAATTTCTTCCTCATCTACATCGGACAATAGAGTTTTTGCAATTGAAGCAGCTTTAGAAATCAGTTCCGGGTTTTCATTAAGTAAATGTGTAAGAACTCTCGAAGCCTGGTCATCAGTTATGGTAGAGAGAAATGAGAGATCATGCTTTTTTGTCATAAAAAAATATACGTTTTTCTGGATATTGAATAGCCCGTATAATTCCGAAATAATATGAATGACCGTATCAGAACCTATTCCCTCAAACCAAGTAAAAAATAAAAATATGAAAGGTTTTTATTTAATAAACGTCCCATTCCGGTATTCTGCAAATGCCTGATCCACTTCTTCCTGGGTGTTCATGACTATCGGCCCACCCCAGGCAATCGGCTCTCTGATAGGTCTTCCGGAGATCCATAAAAACCGGCAGCCATCTTCCCCGGTTGTAAGATCAAGGACCGCTCCCGGAGCCAGGTGTGCCAAACTACGATTTTTCAAAAAAACAGGTTCTCCCATCCCAACCGTGCATCGTCCTTCAAAAACATACATGATCCCGGTAAAACCAGGCCGGACCTGGTGATAGAATTTTGAATTTGCAGGAACAGACACGTCGAGATATTCTGGATCAACAATGATCTCACGAACCGGCCCTGTTAATCGCCCATATGTTCCTGCTATCACCCGGACTTTCGAACCATTCTCAAGAGTATCTACTGGAATCATATCAGAAGAAATCTCCTGGTACCGGGGAACATGATATTTTTCTGACCGGGGAAGGTTAACCCAGAGTTGAAATCCGCCCATCTTTCCATTAACCGGTTTTGGCATCTCCTGGTGAATAATTCCTGAACCTGCTGTCATCCATTGAACTGCTCCGGTTCCCACAATTCCGGCATTTCCCATGCTATCACCGTGCTCAATCAGTCCATCAAGCATGTACGTAACCGTTTCAATGCCCCGGTGTGGATGCCAGGGAAACCCTTTCACATAATCAGCCGGAGAATCTCCCCTGAAATCATCAAGCATCAGAAATGGATCAAACCGGGGGATCTCATGGTATCCGAAGGCACGATGTAGCCTGACTCCGGCTCCTTCGATTGTTTCACGAGCAATAAGAATTTCCCATACCGGCTGATTTAACCCCATAAAACATAATCAACGTGAGACATATAATAAATATGGTCTAAAAAAACCTGACGTACGTATGTCCACTAAAAATTACCGTTTTCGCCCATAGGGACACACATACAGACACAGTCCACAAACTGGTTCTTCATTCCTCTTTTTCATCTCAAGAAAATACCCGTCGCATCGTTCAACAGCAAATCTGGCTTCCCGTGGTTCTTCTTCTCGAAAAGATGCTCCAGTATATGCTTTCACCGGACAGATATCAACACAAGCCTGGCAGGATCCACATCGGTCCTCCATGGGTGCAGACACTGCCTGTAGGGGGGCATCGGTCAGAACGCTCCCCCATCGGACCCGTGGTCCGTGATCTGGGGTGATAAGCATGCAGCTCTTGCCAATCCATCCAAATCCAGCCTGTCGGGCAGCCAGTTTATGAGAGAATACTGAGCAGATTTGTTCATCATCCACCCGAACAGAAGCCGGAACAGGAAGAGCGGAGAATCCGGTCTTTTGAATAAGATTAGCCACACCGGATGAGATAATATCGAGCTGAGTATTGATTACCTGGTACGCATGATGATGATAGAGAATCTTTGCAGCCCGACTCCCTTGTCCGAGAAGATCTACAATTGAATGCTGCAGTTTAATCCCAAACACCACGGCGTAAGGAAACCGGGTCATTTCACCTCCCTGTCTTATGACCTCATCCTGCACAGATGTGAGATCTGCAATCCCGAAATATGATGTCCCCTGCATCGTGCAGAAAGAGGAGAGTGAATCATACAGATCAGTCATAATACCTCAATAACCTTAAAACCCTGATTTCCAATGCAATATATGACGAACATCTGTATATGTGCCTGCGGGTATTCATACCTGAGCCCCTCTTTATATCCCAAAATCTGCTTCGTATCTTCGTCTCTGACAGTAAAAACCTCTATCGACGTATTCATCCTGGACCATTCAGTGTTTGAAAAATATTTAAACTCAATAACCCACCGGATGCCGGCAAATTTTTCATGATATTTCCCGACAAATTCAAGATCACTACGACCTTTCGGGTATGATCGTTCAAGATTCCAGGTAAACCAGGTAGAAAGATACCTGCTGCAGAGTTCATAAAATGTCGTCCGGTAAAAATTCTCATTCACTCTGTTAAACACTGCTTCCGGAAGCTGCCCAACATAGAGTTGCCAGTAATCAGCAAAGAGCTTCTTTAAATCAGGATTATTAAGAAAACCCTGCATCATTTCAGCATACCGGGTAGAGACATCGATGTTATAGAGTTCATTAAAATATTCTGCAAATATCTTTTGCATGTTCACATTTGGAAGTTTAAGGAAAAATTGATCCTTTTTTGTCAGCATACCAAGATAAAAGAATGAAATGGGATAGTAATGTTTGTCAAAAAACTGGGATCTGTTAAATTTCGAGACCAGATATTCTTCATCATACGGGATGGATTCAGTCTGTAAAAGTTCACTGACAATATCCCGGGTGTTCTCCGTGCTGCTGGTTATCCGTTTCACCCAAGAGAGATCAGTCCTCAGGTTTAAATCGGTCAGTTGTTTAGGAATTTTTTTCTTATCGCAGAAATCCTGCAAGAAATACATCAGCATGGTAGAATTATATATTGCATCACCATCAGGATCCACGAAATGGTATCCGTTATACTGCGTTTTTATTATCTCTTGAATTACCGGGCGAATGATTGGATCAATCTGATATTCATCAAATATCATATCCAGAAGGGCATTTACTTCTCCCTGTGTAAACCCAAGCATAGATTCAAAAGATGAATCAAGGGTAAGAAATGATGCAATATTATAACTTGACGTCAGATCATCAATTGTAATGGGGAGGACTCCGGTGATGAAAATATTTGCAATAATTCCCATTTGTCTTCCCTCTTTGAGTGTCTTAAAAAATGTTCTGAGAAAACTATCACCGGAGGTTACTTCCTGATACAGGTGATCCTGGTGACTGGTAATATACTGATTGACAAAA comes from Methanospirillum hungatei and encodes:
- a CDS encoding AAA family ATPase; this encodes MSTHGFRVVITGKGGVGKTTITSLLSHLFAARGYSVLAVDEDPQMNLPYAIGVSPEDAESIVPLSKNLDYIEEKTGARPDSGYGLMLSLNPDVSDVVERFGMKGPDRVNILVMGTVVKAATGCLCPENTLLDAVMRHINLREGEIILMDTQAGVEHFGRALAKGFNQAVLVADPTYNAVQVVKHAAELARELEIPDIHLVVNRVRSPGDISRVDRLLADYDGYFSGKFYIPYDEMMLLYDPDVRPMLEEQSEFVDGVRELLISLEMHGLMRT
- a CDS encoding type II toxin-antitoxin system Phd/YefM family antitoxin; translated protein: MSTLSPSEDIRSVTDLKRHTREILNHIHTTGRPVFLTVNGRAVSVLLDVKEYEK
- a CDS encoding DUF2284 domain-containing protein; translation: MSDSHMNDEDDFSFLVKKALEMGAADAKIIPASHICVEDRVALKCKSGCISYGKKLTCPPYVPTPDQFRKIVSEYQYALLVKYLSPAVAEPDIICSIYRYWLDPKAPEDKKRKAQDFWTNHFNGTKNLSPMMLELERLAFNAGYTFALAFMNGSCRLCETCNVEKGLCLHPTQARMTEHAVGINMKKTAEAAGMPIRFPVIGHPELMALLLID
- a CDS encoding glycoside hydrolase family 3 protein, encoding MRRHITILILSLIFIAINISSVWSDSPESQYVNLVFSNMTDEERVGQIFMPAISSLSGNGTQEMTPELQSMLKRIHPGGIILFARDLSSVEQIVTLTNALQIEGPVLEHGGKIPFFISIDQEGGLINRIPFGPRMPGNMALGASRSAETTRHVAKTIGDELSSLGIHMNFAPVLDVETNQNNPVIGIRSFGADPNLVAELGDAYIAGIHDAGIICSGKHFPGHGDVDIDSHLGLPLENHTKARMNEVELVPFRSAIASGVDAIMTAHIIFPAYDNSTNLLDDGTEVATPATLSKPILTGLLREELSFDGLIITDAMMMKAIIDNFKTGDAAVRAVKAGADIILYPDPVDEAYEAVLTAYQSDPEVKTRVDESVKRILAMKEKYGIINPLVSENNLNLDIASRIAYAQEVCLGEKTYTIEREASEKTVTLLSDRNMLVPFSCSEMKSIAIFTPTLLFTNETSLAVEEICNGQRYSPEILTYTYQNETELSEEQQQAVMNTSLVILGTSSSNATQRTDEYYIPQFSRCLLDFANEYEIPVAGLALNQPYDIMFMQDVPIYVATYAGRAGGQNIHSAIRALFGEIPITGTLPVNIEDENGTIIFPMNSGIIRDFHI
- a CDS encoding UPF0158 family protein, producing MKPEDMSGFQSVKGHGMGIQTINDPEVHELAYQAIRGPKPFRRFKDFIQTYPDLQDLWHTWKDHRSRNRALEWLEEEGLGLSNED
- a CDS encoding pirin family protein is translated as MGLNQPVWEILIARETIEGAGVRLHRAFGYHEIPRFDPFLMLDDFRGDSPADYVKGFPWHPHRGIETVTYMLDGLIEHGDSMGNAGIVGTGAVQWMTAGSGIIHQEMPKPVNGKMGGFQLWVNLPRSEKYHVPRYQEISSDMIPVDTLENGSKVRVIAGTYGRLTGPVREIIVDPEYLDVSVPANSKFYHQVRPGFTGIMYVFEGRCTVGMGEPVFLKNRSLAHLAPGAVLDLTTGEDGCRFLWISGRPIREPIAWGGPIVMNTQEEVDQAFAEYRNGTFIK
- a CDS encoding 4Fe-4S double cluster binding domain-containing protein, yielding MTDLYDSLSSFCTMQGTSYFGIADLTSVQDEVIRQGGEMTRFPYAVVFGIKLQHSIVDLLGQGSRAAKILYHHHAYQVINTQLDIISSGVANLIQKTGFSALPVPASVRVDDEQICSVFSHKLAARQAGFGWIGKSCMLITPDHGPRVRWGSVLTDAPLQAVSAPMEDRCGSCQACVDICPVKAYTGASFREEEPREARFAVERCDGYFLEMKKRNEEPVCGLCLYVCPYGRKR
- a CDS encoding ATP-binding protein; protein product: MNRRVPYGIMNFAELIEKNSYFVDKSQYIEKLEKYQNPVFLRPRRFGKSLFCSMLQYYYDLKEASRFHELFGNTWIGNNPTDTHNQYIVLKFDFSVISVSEDIKKTESAFNQICVGRISQLKYAYPNLMYDFPDFSPDTDASTAFSLWLGYLQKSDAPQVYVIIDEYDNFVNQYITSHQDHLYQEVTSGDSFLRTFFKTLKEGRQMGIIANIFITGVLPITIDDLTSSYNIASFLTLDSSFESMLGFTQGEVNALLDMIFDEYQIDPIIRPVIQEIIKTQYNGYHFVDPDGDAIYNSTMLMYFLQDFCDKKKIPKQLTDLNLRTDLSWVKRITSSTENTRDIVSELLQTESIPYDEEYLVSKFNRSQFFDKHYYPISFFYLGMLTKKDQFFLKLPNVNMQKIFAEYFNELYNIDVSTRYAEMMQGFLNNPDLKKLFADYWQLYVGQLPEAVFNRVNENFYRTTFYELCSRYLSTWFTWNLERSYPKGRSDLEFVGKYHEKFAGIRWVIEFKYFSNTEWSRMNTSIEVFTVRDEDTKQILGYKEGLRYEYPQAHIQMFVIYCIGNQGFKVIEVL